In the genome of Polaribacter sp. MED152, one region contains:
- a CDS encoding helix-turn-helix domain-containing protein produces MKDENRQRADRVIKVFKDSKLNQRQFSELIGVSQQLVSAVVNYTKKPNETILLAIIDNIKDVDPMWLLTGLKKEEAKSYTPNNTEVQSPIEFHIKEIVKKQVEELSTDILQRLSDIEESVKQANP; encoded by the coding sequence ATGAAAGATGAAAATAGACAAAGAGCGGACAGAGTAATAAAGGTTTTTAAAGACTCTAAACTAAACCAAAGACAGTTTTCGGAACTCATTGGAGTTTCTCAACAATTGGTAAGTGCAGTAGTTAATTACACAAAGAAACCTAACGAAACAATATTACTCGCAATCATTGACAACATTAAAGATGTTGATCCAATGTGGCTGCTTACTGGATTAAAGAAAGAAGAAGCTAAAAGCTATACCCCTAATAATACAGAAGTTCAATCCCCTATTGAATTTCATATTAAAGAAATAGTAAAAAAGCAAGTTGAAGAATTATCTACAGATATTCTTCAAAGATTATCAGATATTGAAGAGTCTGTTAAACAAGCTAACCCCTAG
- a CDS encoding LytTR family DNA-binding domain-containing protein: MNKFTSFVVDDNKDALDLICSDIKTYHKDIDIVGKASSVVSAAKQLQTLKPDILFLDIMLGDGTGFDILELVPLMESKVIFITASEDYALKAFKFAAIDYLLKPYSIEELETAINKAKKQISPQKPQLNVLKEIINNPHHKPSKISLNTVDKIQLVDINDIIRCQSDNNYTTFYLENGSRIVVSKTLKYYANLLSSLGFLRVHQSHLINKAFIKEYIKADGGYLILTDSKTIPISSRKKAEILEILKKI, encoded by the coding sequence ATGAATAAGTTTACATCATTTGTGGTAGACGATAATAAGGATGCTTTAGACCTTATATGTAGTGATATTAAAACTTATCATAAAGATATTGATATAGTTGGTAAAGCTTCTAGTGTTGTGTCTGCAGCCAAACAGCTTCAAACGCTTAAACCAGATATACTATTCCTTGATATTATGCTTGGAGATGGCACTGGCTTTGATATATTAGAACTGGTTCCCTTAATGGAATCAAAGGTTATCTTTATTACTGCAAGTGAAGACTATGCTTTAAAAGCCTTTAAATTTGCTGCTATAGACTATCTATTGAAGCCCTACTCTATTGAAGAATTAGAAACAGCCATAAACAAGGCTAAAAAACAAATATCTCCTCAAAAACCTCAGTTAAATGTATTAAAAGAGATAATTAACAACCCTCACCACAAACCGAGTAAAATTTCTTTAAACACGGTTGATAAGATACAATTAGTAGATATTAATGACATTATAAGATGTCAATCAGATAACAATTACACTACGTTTTATTTAGAAAATGGTTCTAGAATAGTTGTTTCTAAGACATTAAAATATTACGCCAATCTACTATCATCACTGGGTTTCTTAAGAGTTCATCAAAGTCACTTAATAAATAAAGCATTTATTAAAGAGTATATTAAGGCAGATGGAGGCTATTTAATACTAACTGATAGTAAAACAATTCCTATTTCTTCTCGTAAAAAGGCGGAAATACTGGAAATTTTAAAAAAAATATAA
- a CDS encoding histidine kinase, which yields MTKRLYLILLICCFYLNKSNAQQFNFTNYTINNGLPSNTINASSIDDIGYVWLATCKGVVKFDGLFFSEISNLETTALFTSKRLKLLGHKNGLTIIRNNKQTFIKSREILNFYEKDKIIYVSTTEGVFQFKHDNLVPIEINSVLDFSIIRDIFFNAGNFYISSNSGLWKIDNLKNPNSIKQIFKDDITTIVKSKNKFVAATSKNEIIVLDNDKIEKSLTSLKNISDLVVINKNLWISSFTDGIEIRDLETFSFVKTISKYNNLNTNQINSVIKSENLTLINTLNKGVYINGYQLHKKNKDIILHFEDFYVNGNSVDNLLQSKKSIVLNPDQNNISLKYKTIDLENPNKVKYQYTLNGTSSNWTSNNELQLPNLNFGKYKLKVQSKIDELKSPIQVLNFQITTPFYKKDEFYLIITVILLTVGYLTLDLHLRNLKRRHNKEVKELKLKNHLLTLEQQALQLQMNPHFIFNVLNGIKSLGNKGNVTELNRTINQFAILLRSVLNNSRKEEITLKEELTTIVNYIELEQRMSSKIFNYTIDLQLSNIDSDEILFPSMLLQPFIENAIAHGFTNDKEGLLTIAIRLINNFLEITIEDNGIGIDRSLKNKSTTNNNSLALKVTKERIQYLSKSNKFNITTIKTKENTTGTRVFFQLPLKTEY from the coding sequence ATGACAAAGAGATTATACCTCATTCTACTTATCTGCTGCTTTTATTTAAACAAAAGCAATGCACAACAATTCAATTTTACCAATTACACAATAAATAACGGCTTGCCAAGTAACACAATAAATGCAAGTTCAATAGATGATATTGGATATGTTTGGCTTGCTACATGTAAAGGTGTTGTAAAATTTGATGGGTTATTTTTTAGCGAGATAAGTAATTTAGAAACGACAGCATTATTTACTTCAAAAAGGTTGAAGCTATTAGGTCATAAAAATGGATTAACTATAATTAGAAACAACAAACAGACTTTTATAAAATCTCGAGAAATATTAAACTTTTATGAAAAAGATAAAATCATTTATGTTTCTACTACAGAAGGTGTTTTTCAATTTAAACACGATAATCTTGTACCAATCGAAATTAATTCTGTTTTAGATTTTTCTATTATAAGAGATATATTTTTTAATGCTGGTAATTTTTACATCTCTTCAAATAGTGGATTATGGAAAATTGACAACCTCAAAAACCCAAATAGTATCAAGCAAATTTTTAAAGATGATATTACCACAATTGTAAAATCTAAGAATAAATTTGTAGCTGCAACTTCGAAAAATGAAATTATTGTTTTAGATAATGATAAAATTGAAAAGAGTTTAACCTCATTAAAAAACATATCAGACTTAGTTGTAATTAATAAAAATTTATGGATTTCTTCGTTTACAGATGGTATTGAGATTCGTGATTTAGAAACATTTTCGTTTGTAAAAACCATTAGCAAATACAATAACCTCAATACTAATCAGATAAATTCGGTTATAAAATCTGAGAACCTAACATTAATAAACACTTTAAATAAAGGAGTATATATAAATGGATATCAATTACATAAAAAAAACAAAGATATAATTTTACATTTTGAAGATTTTTATGTCAATGGCAATTCAGTTGACAATTTATTACAATCGAAAAAATCTATAGTACTAAATCCTGACCAAAATAACATCTCATTAAAATACAAAACTATAGATCTAGAAAACCCCAATAAAGTAAAATACCAATACACTTTAAACGGAACTTCTTCTAATTGGACTAGCAATAATGAACTACAATTACCTAATTTAAATTTTGGTAAATACAAGCTAAAAGTACAATCTAAGATAGATGAGTTAAAGAGCCCTATTCAAGTTTTAAATTTTCAAATTACTACACCCTTTTATAAAAAGGATGAATTTTACCTAATAATTACTGTAATTCTATTAACTGTTGGTTATCTAACACTTGATTTACACTTAAGAAACCTAAAAAGAAGACATAATAAGGAAGTAAAAGAATTAAAGTTAAAAAACCACTTATTAACTTTAGAACAACAGGCACTTCAGCTACAAATGAATCCTCATTTTATATTTAATGTATTGAATGGTATTAAATCTCTTGGTAATAAGGGCAATGTAACTGAATTAAACAGAACTATAAATCAATTTGCAATCTTGCTTAGAAGCGTCTTAAACAACTCTAGAAAAGAAGAAATAACACTTAAAGAAGAATTAACCACAATTGTGAATTACATTGAATTAGAGCAAAGAATGAGTTCAAAAATCTTTAATTATACTATAGATCTGCAATTAAGCAATATAGATAGTGATGAAATACTCTTCCCATCTATGTTACTACAACCATTTATAGAAAACGCCATAGCACATGGTTTTACTAATGATAAAGAAGGCTTACTTACAATTGCAATTAGATTAATTAATAATTTTCTAGAAATCACTATAGAAGATAATGGAATAGGTATAGACAGATCCTTAAAAAATAAGTCTACCACAAATAATAATTCTTTAGCTTTAAAGGTTACTAAAGAAAGAATTCAGTATCTTTCGAAATCAAATAAATTTAATATTACAACTATTAAAACTAAAGAAAACACAACAGGAACAAGAGTTTTCTTTCAGTTACCATTAAAAACAGAATACTAA
- a CDS encoding sensor histidine kinase has translation MMNLSKYLLFFILVFNATIGFCQVDPNLSQEEYYQQFLSEKDVDKKLILFNKIEDYTQFKTLEEWDKYFDKEVKKYRSLNTNVFLLELYRIAIYSNLKKFEIANNLAYDLYFKSKNEIDKFYLCKLLRRMNGNFLAENKIFEMFYVNSEMLETCPDKANLSNIYSFLGQPGLAIRLLKKHRNYHKDSISFKNAQSLNDFGVFYKRNNEYDSAFHYFWKSLDLLKTMKKADSFKHTRDIEVLMGVVKGNIGEYYLYKKDYSAAKMYFFQEAKSARKHIKEGNWGFQNDFYRNMAFCYLNTNQTDLGKKYIDSLDFNANIGDRYQLLATYYTKKKNLDSATFYSEKYSDFSNAINFKLNQEKNNSLLNLLEYPIKLIQKEEENFNIQRTNERKQKRNQIIVLFLVIAILMILLLYYFFVKEKKQYNLIAIKNEEIKKALSEKGVLYSELNHRVKNNLQLIISILKMQMNKLPEEDLKTTFQYSINRISTIASLHQDLLKNETISKISLTNFVGTIVNDLKKVYGALEQVKFTINIQENLYIHLEQNQALGLIVNELITNSYKHAFNSSTNNEISIKIHENDNQVYFEFKDNGVGFNVKEVDKSKSIGLVLIQRLANQLGADATINSEKGTIVSFNFCNRFYT, from the coding sequence ATGATGAATCTATCAAAATATTTGTTATTTTTTATATTAGTATTTAACGCTACTATTGGATTTTGCCAAGTAGACCCTAATTTAAGTCAAGAAGAATACTACCAGCAATTTTTATCAGAAAAAGATGTAGATAAAAAATTAATACTATTTAATAAGATAGAAGACTACACCCAGTTTAAAACCTTAGAAGAATGGGATAAATATTTTGACAAAGAAGTAAAGAAATATAGAAGTCTAAATACGAACGTTTTTTTACTAGAACTCTACAGAATTGCAATTTATAGTAACTTAAAGAAATTTGAAATTGCGAATAATTTGGCCTATGATTTATATTTTAAATCAAAAAATGAGATCGATAAATTTTATCTGTGTAAGTTGTTAAGAAGAATGAATGGAAATTTTCTAGCAGAAAATAAGATATTCGAAATGTTCTATGTAAATAGTGAAATGCTAGAAACATGTCCTGACAAGGCAAACTTATCTAATATATACTCATTTTTAGGGCAACCAGGATTGGCTATAAGACTTTTAAAAAAGCATAGAAATTATCATAAAGATAGCATCAGCTTTAAAAATGCGCAATCTTTAAACGACTTTGGTGTTTTTTACAAAAGAAATAACGAATACGACTCTGCATTTCATTATTTCTGGAAATCACTCGATTTATTAAAAACGATGAAGAAAGCAGACTCGTTTAAACATACTAGAGATATAGAAGTTTTAATGGGAGTTGTTAAGGGTAACATTGGCGAGTACTATTTATACAAGAAGGATTACAGTGCAGCAAAAATGTATTTCTTTCAAGAAGCAAAATCTGCCAGAAAACATATAAAAGAAGGTAATTGGGGTTTTCAAAATGACTTTTACAGAAATATGGCTTTCTGTTATTTAAATACAAATCAAACTGATTTGGGTAAAAAATATATAGATAGCTTAGATTTTAATGCTAACATTGGAGACAGATATCAGCTTTTGGCTACCTATTATACCAAAAAGAAAAATTTAGATTCAGCTACTTTTTATTCAGAAAAATACTCAGACTTTTCTAACGCAATCAATTTTAAACTTAATCAAGAAAAGAATAATAGCTTATTAAATCTTTTAGAATACCCAATAAAACTTATTCAAAAAGAAGAAGAAAATTTTAATATTCAAAGGACTAACGAGCGTAAACAAAAACGTAATCAAATTATTGTTTTGTTTTTAGTTATTGCCATTTTAATGATACTTCTACTCTATTATTTCTTTGTAAAAGAGAAGAAACAATATAATCTTATTGCTATCAAAAATGAAGAAATTAAAAAAGCTTTATCAGAAAAAGGAGTGCTTTACAGTGAATTAAATCATAGAGTTAAGAATAATCTTCAATTAATCATTAGCATTTTAAAAATGCAAATGAACAAATTGCCTGAAGAAGATCTTAAAACTACATTTCAATATAGTATCAACAGAATATCTACTATAGCTAGCTTACACCAAGATTTATTGAAAAATGAAACTATTTCTAAAATTTCCCTCACTAATTTTGTAGGTACTATTGTAAACGATTTAAAAAAAGTTTATGGTGCTTTAGAGCAAGTAAAATTTACCATCAATATTCAAGAAAATTTATACATTCATTTAGAACAAAATCAAGCTCTAGGCTTAATTGTAAACGAATTAATCACAAATTCTTACAAACATGCTTTTAATTCTTCTACAAATAATGAAATAAGCATAAAAATTCATGAAAATGATAACCAAGTATACTTTGAATTCAAAGATAATGGTGTGGGTTTTAATGTTAAAGAAGTAGACAAGTCTAAATCTATTGGCTTGGTACTTATACAAAGATTGGCAAATCAATTAGGAGCAGATGCAACAATAAATTCTGAAAAGGGAACGATAGTTTCTTTTAACTTTTGTAACAGGTTTTATACTTAA
- a CDS encoding response regulator: MRSKINILIVEDNVIIADDLQFTMESLGHDIVGNVISYNDALIVLKNIKVDLVFIDIKISSKETGIDLAHFINENYQIPFIFLTSNADTDTIELASKTTPAGYLVKPFHQNNLKAAIEIAISNHDSKLAENAQDIIFVKKNNFQHKIVLNNVMYIKSDNIYLELHCEDGSMHLQRATLKSFLPQLPGYFKRCHKSYIVNTNYISAFNKKTIMLNEVTIPISNQYIEILDDITS; the protein is encoded by the coding sequence ATGAGAAGCAAAATTAATATCTTAATAGTAGAGGACAACGTTATTATTGCAGACGATTTGCAGTTTACCATGGAGAGTTTAGGTCATGATATTGTTGGTAATGTTATTTCATACAATGATGCTTTAATTGTTCTAAAAAATATAAAAGTAGATTTAGTATTTATAGATATTAAAATATCCTCTAAAGAAACTGGAATAGATTTAGCTCATTTTATAAATGAAAATTACCAAATACCTTTCATCTTTTTAACCTCTAATGCAGATACAGACACCATAGAGCTTGCTTCAAAAACTACACCTGCAGGCTATTTAGTAAAACCTTTTCATCAAAACAATTTAAAAGCAGCTATAGAAATTGCCATTAGCAATCATGACTCTAAATTGGCTGAAAATGCACAAGACATCATTTTTGTAAAGAAGAATAATTTTCAACATAAAATTGTGCTTAATAATGTAATGTATATAAAATCAGATAATATTTATTTAGAATTGCATTGTGAAGATGGTAGTATGCACTTACAAAGAGCAACTTTAAAAAGCTTTTTACCACAATTACCAGGTTACTTTAAGAGGTGCCATAAATCCTATATTGTAAATACTAATTATATTAGTGCATTCAATAAAAAAACGATTATGCTAAATGAAGTAACTATACCTATTTCTAATCAATATATCGAAATTTTAGATGATATTACCTCATGA
- the uvrA gene encoding excinuclease ABC subunit UvrA, whose protein sequence is MKTDISTVNPKENIIIKGAKLHNLKNIDVVIPRNKLVVITGLSGSGKSSLAFDTLYAEGQRRYVESLSSYARQFLGKLDKPKVDYIKGIAPAIAIEQKVNSTNPRSTVGTSTEIYDYIKLLYARIGKTYSPISGNEVKKDTVTDVVKFIQKIEVGTKLLLLAPIEINENRDLKTVLQVLKQQGYARLKWNDTVHRISEFPQEKYNNESIFLVVDRIVTKDDEDFYNRLADAIQTAFFEGSGICFIENLENKKITEFSNKFELDGISFLEPNTHLFSFNNPYGACPTCEGYGNVIGIDEDLVIPNTGLSIFDDAIFPFRTPSYVHYKEDLISVAYKFDIPVHKPWFQLTEKQKELVWNGNRSFNGIHHFFSVLEEKSYKIQNRVMLSRYRGKTKCTTCSGKRLRKEADYVRINENTISDLVSLPLDELAVFFKNLKLDKYQEKIGKRLLTEINNRLKFLTDVGLSYLTINRTSNTLSGGESQRINLATSLGSSLVGSMYILDEPSIGLHPKDTERLIGVLKNLRDLGNTVVVVEHDEDIMKEADYIIDIGPEAGTFGGNVVAEGSFSEILQSKSLTAQYLNEDLKIEVPTKRRTSKHKIQIKGAREHNLKNVDVTFPLNSLAVITGVSGSGKSTLVKKILYPAMQKKLVGYGDKIGQHTEITGDFDTLKNIEFIDQNPIGRSSRSNPVTYIKAYDDIRALFANQKLSKIRNFKPKHFSFNVEGGRCETCKGEGEVTIEMQFMADVHLECDVCNGKRFKKDVLEVTFDNKSIDDILNLTIDDAVAFFTENLVPKIAKKLKPLQDVGLGYVTLGQSSSTLSGGEAQRIKLASFLVKGTTKDKALFIFDEPTTGLHFHDIKKLLKSFNALIEKGHSIIVIEHNIELIKCADYIIDLGLEGGKNGGELIFEGTPEKLATNKKSYTAKYLAEKLDF, encoded by the coding sequence ATGAAGACTGATATTTCTACTGTAAATCCGAAAGAAAATATAATTATTAAAGGTGCAAAACTGCACAACTTAAAAAATATTGATGTTGTAATACCAAGAAACAAACTTGTTGTAATTACAGGTTTATCTGGCTCAGGTAAATCATCTTTAGCTTTCGACACTTTATATGCAGAAGGTCAAAGAAGATATGTAGAGAGTTTAAGTTCTTATGCTCGTCAATTTTTAGGAAAACTAGACAAACCTAAAGTAGATTATATAAAAGGTATTGCACCAGCAATTGCAATTGAGCAAAAGGTGAATTCTACCAACCCAAGATCTACAGTAGGTACTTCAACCGAAATTTACGATTACATAAAATTATTATATGCAAGAATAGGAAAGACCTACTCTCCTATTTCTGGTAATGAAGTAAAAAAGGATACAGTAACAGATGTTGTAAAATTTATTCAAAAAATTGAAGTTGGTACAAAACTTTTATTGCTTGCTCCAATTGAAATAAATGAAAATAGAGATCTTAAAACTGTATTACAAGTTTTAAAACAACAAGGTTATGCGCGTTTAAAATGGAATGACACAGTACATCGAATTTCTGAGTTTCCTCAAGAAAAGTATAATAATGAATCAATATTCTTGGTAGTTGATAGAATTGTAACTAAGGATGATGAGGATTTTTATAACAGATTAGCAGATGCCATACAAACTGCATTTTTTGAAGGAAGTGGAATTTGTTTCATCGAAAACTTAGAGAATAAAAAAATTACTGAATTTAGTAATAAATTTGAATTAGATGGTATTTCTTTTCTAGAACCAAATACACATTTATTTAGTTTTAACAATCCATATGGTGCTTGCCCAACTTGCGAAGGTTATGGAAATGTAATTGGTATAGATGAAGATTTAGTAATACCAAATACTGGCTTATCTATTTTTGATGATGCTATTTTTCCTTTTAGAACTCCTTCTTATGTTCATTATAAAGAAGATTTAATTTCTGTTGCATATAAATTTGATATTCCTGTTCATAAACCATGGTTTCAATTAACAGAAAAACAAAAAGAATTGGTTTGGAATGGTAATAGATCTTTTAACGGAATTCATCATTTCTTTTCAGTATTAGAAGAAAAAAGCTACAAGATTCAAAACAGAGTAATGCTCTCACGTTATCGAGGTAAAACGAAATGTACAACTTGTAGTGGTAAACGTTTAAGAAAAGAGGCAGATTACGTTAGGATAAATGAAAACACCATTTCTGATTTGGTTTCATTGCCTTTAGATGAATTAGCTGTGTTTTTCAAGAATCTTAAACTCGATAAATATCAAGAAAAAATTGGTAAGCGTTTATTAACTGAAATAAATAATAGGCTAAAATTTTTAACGGATGTTGGGTTATCTTACTTAACCATAAACAGAACATCTAATACACTTTCTGGTGGTGAAAGTCAGCGAATAAATTTAGCAACATCATTAGGAAGTTCACTAGTGGGCTCTATGTATATTTTAGATGAACCTAGTATTGGTTTGCATCCAAAAGACACAGAACGTTTAATTGGCGTTTTAAAAAACTTAAGAGATTTAGGAAATACTGTAGTGGTTGTAGAACATGATGAAGATATCATGAAAGAAGCAGATTACATTATAGATATTGGCCCTGAAGCAGGTACTTTTGGAGGAAATGTAGTAGCTGAAGGATCTTTTAGCGAAATTTTACAATCTAAATCTTTAACTGCTCAATATTTAAACGAAGACTTAAAAATTGAAGTCCCTACAAAACGTAGAACATCAAAACACAAAATACAAATTAAAGGAGCAAGAGAACACAATCTTAAAAATGTTGATGTAACTTTTCCCTTAAATAGCTTGGCTGTAATAACTGGAGTTTCTGGTTCTGGAAAAAGTACGTTGGTTAAAAAGATTTTATATCCTGCAATGCAGAAAAAACTAGTTGGTTATGGAGATAAAATTGGGCAGCATACAGAAATTACTGGCGATTTTGACACTTTAAAAAATATTGAGTTTATAGACCAAAATCCTATTGGGCGTTCATCAAGGTCTAATCCTGTTACCTATATTAAGGCTTATGATGATATTAGAGCGCTTTTTGCAAATCAGAAATTATCTAAAATTAGAAATTTTAAGCCCAAACATTTTTCTTTTAATGTAGAAGGTGGTCGTTGTGAAACCTGCAAAGGTGAGGGTGAAGTTACTATTGAAATGCAATTTATGGCAGATGTTCATTTAGAATGTGATGTTTGTAATGGCAAACGCTTTAAAAAAGATGTTTTAGAAGTTACTTTTGATAATAAATCTATAGATGACATCTTAAATTTAACCATAGATGATGCTGTAGCCTTCTTTACCGAAAACTTAGTACCCAAAATTGCTAAAAAACTTAAACCCTTGCAAGACGTAGGTTTAGGCTATGTAACTTTAGGGCAATCTAGCTCTACACTTTCTGGAGGAGAAGCACAAAGAATAAAATTAGCATCATTTTTAGTAAAAGGTACTACAAAAGACAAAGCATTGTTTATCTTTGATGAACCCACAACAGGTTTACATTTTCACGACATTAAAAAATTATTAAAATCTTTTAATGCACTTATAGAAAAAGGTCATTCAATTATTGTTATTGAGCACAACATAGAATTAATTAAGTGTGCAGACTATATTATTGATCTTGGTTTAGAAGGTGGCAAAAATGGTGGCGAACTTATTTTTGAAGGAACTCCTGAAAAATTAGCCACAAATAAAAAATCTTATACAGCAAAATATCTGGCTGAAAAATTGGATTTTTAA
- a CDS encoding RNA polymerase sigma factor: MRKNKISDSTLVSDYIKGNEASLGILINRHQQRLFSFIYSKVQDRDITEDVFQDTFIKVIRTLKKGNYNEEGKFLPWVMRIAHNLVIDHFRKSNRMPSFKNTDEFDIFSVLGDGNLNAEKQLIQEQIFSDVRELVSELPEEQKEVLVMRMYKDMSFKEISENTGVSINTALGRMRYALINMRKLIEKHKIILVN, encoded by the coding sequence GTGCGAAAAAACAAAATTTCCGACAGTACTTTAGTAAGCGATTATATAAAAGGTAATGAAGCTTCTTTAGGAATTCTTATCAACAGACATCAACAAAGGTTATTTAGCTTTATCTATAGTAAAGTACAAGATAGAGATATTACAGAAGATGTTTTTCAAGACACGTTTATTAAAGTAATTAGAACTTTAAAAAAGGGCAATTATAATGAAGAAGGTAAATTTTTGCCTTGGGTAATGCGAATTGCTCATAATTTAGTGATTGATCATTTTAGAAAATCTAACAGAATGCCATCTTTTAAGAATACAGATGAGTTTGATATTTTTTCTGTTTTGGGTGATGGAAATTTAAATGCCGAAAAACAATTGATACAAGAACAAATTTTTTCTGATGTAAGAGAACTTGTAAGCGAGTTACCAGAAGAGCAGAAAGAAGTACTTGTAATGCGCATGTATAAAGACATGAGCTTTAAAGAAATAAGTGAAAATACAGGTGTTAGTATCAACACAGCACTGGGTAGAATGCGTTATGCATTAATTAATATGCGTAAGTTAATTGAAAAACATAAAATTATTTTAGTGAATTAA
- a CDS encoding SDR family oxidoreductase, translating into MENVLVAGANGTTGKKIVTLLESSQYFTPVAMVRKEEQEAQFKNRNIKTVLGDLEKDVSHTVKNIDKVIFAAGSGGKKVKEVDENGAKKLIKESEKENIKKFVMLSSMGADNPEEAEELQEYLKAKHNADEYLKSSNLSYSIVRPGSLTDDKGSGKIELERKLNKQGEISREDVAQTLVRVLHDSAEVNETFEIIKGETLIGKAIPN; encoded by the coding sequence ATGGAAAATGTATTAGTAGCAGGTGCCAATGGTACCACAGGAAAAAAAATAGTAACACTTTTAGAATCTTCACAATATTTTACACCAGTAGCAATGGTTAGAAAAGAAGAGCAAGAAGCACAATTTAAGAACAGAAATATTAAAACTGTACTTGGAGATTTAGAGAAAGATGTCTCTCATACAGTAAAAAATATCGATAAAGTTATTTTTGCAGCTGGTTCTGGTGGAAAAAAAGTTAAGGAAGTAGATGAAAATGGAGCTAAAAAATTGATTAAAGAATCAGAAAAAGAAAATATTAAAAAGTTTGTAATGTTGAGTTCTATGGGAGCAGATAACCCTGAAGAAGCAGAAGAATTACAAGAATATTTAAAAGCTAAACACAATGCAGATGAATATTTAAAAAGTAGTAATTTATCTTATTCAATTGTAAGACCAGGATCATTGACAGACGACAAAGGTTCAGGAAAAATTGAATTGGAAAGAAAATTAAACAAACAAGGAGAAATTAGTAGAGAAGATGTTGCTCAAACTTTAGTTAGAGTATTGCATGATTCTGCAGAAGTCAATGAAACTTTCGAAATTATTAAAGGAGAAACTTTAATTGGTAAAGCAATACCTAATTAA
- the nth gene encoding endonuclease III, with protein sequence MTKSEKVNFVIETLQNLYPEIPVPLDHKDPYTLLIAVLLSAQCTDVRVNKVTPFLFEKADNPFDMVKMTQEQIKEIIRPCGLSPMKSKGIYGLSKILIEKYNGEVPKSFEGLEELPAVGHKTASVVMSQAFGVPAFPVDTHIHRLMYRWNLSNGKNVNQTEKDAKRLFPKELWNDLHLQIIWYGRDYSPARGWNLDNDIITKTIGRKTVLNEYYKTKKTP encoded by the coding sequence ATGACTAAATCAGAAAAAGTAAATTTTGTAATTGAAACCTTACAAAATTTGTATCCTGAAATTCCAGTTCCTTTAGACCATAAAGATCCTTACACTTTATTAATTGCAGTTTTACTTTCTGCACAATGTACAGATGTAAGGGTAAATAAAGTTACTCCGTTTTTATTTGAAAAGGCAGATAACCCTTTTGATATGGTTAAAATGACCCAAGAACAAATAAAAGAAATTATTAGACCTTGTGGTTTGTCTCCAATGAAATCTAAAGGGATTTATGGCTTATCTAAAATTTTGATAGAAAAATATAATGGTGAAGTTCCAAAATCTTTTGAAGGTTTAGAGGAATTACCTGCAGTTGGTCATAAAACTGCAAGTGTTGTTATGAGTCAGGCTTTTGGTGTGCCCGCTTTTCCTGTAGATACTCATATTCATCGATTAATGTACAGATGGAATTTATCTAATGGTAAAAACGTAAACCAAACAGAAAAAGATGCGAAACGCCTTTTTCCGAAAGAATTATGGAATGATTTGCACTTACAAATTATTTGGTATGGTAGAGATTACTCTCCTGCTCGTGGTTGGAATTTAGACAATGATATTATCACTAAAACCATAGGTAGAAAAACAGTTTTAAATGAATATTATAAAACAAAAAAAACACCTTAA